A window of the Branchiibius hedensis genome harbors these coding sequences:
- a CDS encoding amino acid ABC transporter ATP-binding protein yields the protein MSTTTPGKPLVHALNVTKSFHSTQVLKGIDIDVHSGEVVCLLGPSGSGKTTFLRCINQLETINGGRIWVDGELMGYDDRDGTLYRLSDKRIAQQRGEIGMVFQRFNLFPHKTALQNVAEGPIQVQKRSKAEALKEARELLDRVGLAERADHYPAQLSGGQQQRVAIARALAMKPKLMLFDEPTSALDPELVGEVLDVMRELAEAGMTMIVVTHEISFARDVADRVVFMDGGVVVEEGPSKEVIARPQHERTKTFLRRILAEQHESAVPQVPVADPADG from the coding sequence ATGAGCACGACAACCCCCGGTAAGCCCCTGGTCCACGCCCTCAACGTGACCAAGTCCTTCCACAGCACCCAGGTGCTCAAGGGCATCGACATCGACGTCCACTCCGGTGAAGTGGTCTGCCTGCTCGGCCCGTCCGGTTCCGGCAAAACGACCTTCCTGCGCTGCATCAACCAGTTGGAGACCATCAACGGTGGCCGTATCTGGGTCGATGGCGAACTCATGGGGTACGACGATCGCGACGGCACGCTGTACCGCCTGAGCGACAAGCGAATTGCCCAGCAACGCGGCGAGATCGGCATGGTCTTCCAGCGCTTCAACCTGTTCCCGCACAAGACGGCGTTGCAGAACGTCGCCGAGGGCCCGATCCAGGTGCAGAAGCGCTCCAAGGCCGAAGCCCTGAAGGAAGCCCGCGAGCTGCTGGACCGGGTCGGCCTGGCCGAACGCGCCGACCACTACCCGGCGCAGTTGTCCGGTGGTCAGCAGCAGCGCGTCGCGATCGCCCGCGCCCTGGCGATGAAACCGAAGCTGATGCTCTTCGACGAACCCACCTCCGCACTGGACCCCGAATTGGTCGGCGAAGTGCTGGACGTGATGCGCGAATTGGCCGAGGCGGGCATGACGATGATCGTGGTCACCCACGAGATCTCGTTCGCCCGCGACGTCGCCGACCGGGTGGTCTTCATGGACGGCGGCGTCGTCGTCGAGGAAGGCCCGTCCAAAGAGGTCATCGCCCGCCCGCAGCACGAGCGGACCAAGACCTTCCTGCGGCGCATCCTGGCCGAACAGCACGAGAGCGCGGTGCCGCAGGTGCCGGTGGCCGATCCCGCCGACGGGTGA
- a CDS encoding amino acid ABC transporter permease: MSVDPRTTTDRPGEINARPVRHPWRWVALAIIAVLVAMMISSFVTNPRWDWGFVGTVMNYKPVLQGLVQGTIVGTIGAMIIGIIGGVILAIMRLSENPVLRGVAFVYTWFFRAIPRLVLLVMLGAGVAVLYPKLDIGFPFAQQILGLDNALMIGTINVSKLSNGIIVGIIGLGLSEAAYMAEIARAGIQSVDPGQAEAAKALGMSSGKAMRRIILPQAMRVIVPPTGNETIAMVKDTSLLSAVPVTMELWFQVEQVANQTYRIVPAFVAGVIWYLIICSILMVGQSYLERYFGRGFGTGPAAGAKKSRLRLNFIGGDH, from the coding sequence GTGTCGGTTGATCCACGGACGACGACGGACCGGCCGGGCGAAATCAACGCCCGGCCGGTCCGGCATCCCTGGCGCTGGGTAGCACTGGCGATCATCGCCGTCCTCGTGGCGATGATGATCTCCTCCTTCGTCACCAACCCCCGATGGGATTGGGGCTTCGTCGGCACGGTGATGAACTACAAGCCGGTCCTGCAGGGTCTGGTCCAGGGCACCATCGTCGGCACCATCGGCGCCATGATCATCGGCATCATCGGCGGCGTGATCCTGGCGATCATGCGCCTGTCGGAGAACCCGGTGCTGCGCGGCGTTGCGTTCGTCTACACCTGGTTCTTCCGGGCGATTCCCCGACTGGTGCTGTTGGTCATGCTCGGCGCCGGTGTTGCGGTGCTCTACCCGAAGTTGGACATCGGTTTTCCCTTCGCCCAGCAGATCCTCGGCCTGGACAACGCGCTGATGATCGGCACCATCAACGTCAGCAAACTGTCCAACGGGATCATCGTGGGCATCATCGGCCTGGGCCTGTCCGAGGCGGCCTACATGGCCGAAATCGCCCGGGCTGGAATCCAATCGGTCGACCCCGGCCAGGCCGAAGCAGCGAAGGCCCTCGGTATGAGCAGCGGTAAAGCGATGCGCCGGATCATCCTGCCGCAGGCGATGCGGGTCATCGTGCCGCCGACCGGCAACGAGACCATCGCCATGGTCAAGGACACCTCGCTGCTGTCCGCGGTTCCGGTGACCATGGAGTTGTGGTTCCAGGTCGAACAGGTCGCGAACCAGACCTACCGCATCGTCCCCGCGTTCGTCGCCGGTGTGATCTGGTACCTGATCATCTGTTCCATCCTGATGGTCGGCCAGTCCTACCTGGAGCGCTACTTCGGCCGCGGTTTCGGCACCGGCCCGGCAGCGGGCGCCAAGAAGAGTCGGCTTCGCCTCAACTTCATCGGAGGTGACCACTGA
- a CDS encoding ABC transporter substrate-binding protein, with the protein MRSITKASGLGAITAVALMTALSACGSDSLNTGSTGSASPTGSVTTGGADSSLAAMVPADIKAKGTLTIGSDASYAPNEYLEGGTTVVGMDVDLFNAALAKLGLKGTWQNANFDTLILGVTSGKYDAAASSFTINADRMKQVNMISYFSAGSQWVTAKGNPNKVDPDNACGLTVGVQKGTVQVDDLTARSKKCTESGKEAITQVVEQDQSKVTADLISGKVQAMVADSPVALYAVKQTGDKLEAVGKIYDSAPYGIVVAKDQTDFAKAIAAAFTAMEKDGSYKQILAKWGQESGAITTFEVNPSVG; encoded by the coding sequence ATGCGCAGCATCACCAAAGCCTCGGGTCTGGGCGCCATCACGGCGGTCGCGCTCATGACCGCACTGTCCGCATGTGGGTCTGACAGCCTCAACACGGGCAGCACCGGCTCGGCCTCGCCCACCGGCAGCGTGACCACCGGCGGTGCGGACTCCAGCCTTGCCGCGATGGTTCCTGCGGACATCAAGGCCAAGGGCACGCTGACCATCGGGTCCGACGCCAGTTACGCGCCCAACGAATACCTCGAGGGCGGCACGACCGTCGTCGGTATGGACGTCGACCTGTTCAACGCCGCCCTGGCCAAGTTGGGCCTGAAGGGCACCTGGCAGAACGCCAACTTCGACACCTTGATCCTCGGCGTGACCTCCGGCAAGTACGACGCCGCCGCGTCCTCCTTCACCATCAACGCCGACCGGATGAAGCAGGTCAACATGATCAGCTACTTCTCCGCCGGCAGCCAGTGGGTCACCGCCAAGGGCAACCCCAACAAGGTGGATCCGGACAACGCGTGCGGCCTCACCGTCGGTGTGCAGAAGGGCACCGTGCAGGTCGATGACCTGACGGCGCGCAGCAAGAAGTGCACCGAATCCGGCAAGGAAGCCATCACCCAGGTCGTCGAGCAGGACCAGTCGAAGGTCACCGCGGACCTGATCAGCGGCAAGGTTCAGGCGATGGTCGCCGACTCCCCCGTCGCGCTCTACGCGGTGAAGCAGACCGGTGACAAGCTCGAGGCCGTTGGCAAGATCTACGACTCGGCCCCCTACGGCATCGTGGTCGCCAAGGACCAGACCGACTTCGCCAAGGCCATCGCGGCTGCCTTCACCGCAATGGAGAAGGACGGCAGCTACAAGCAGATCCTGGCCAAGTGGGGCCAGGAGTCGGGTGCGATCACGACCTTCGAGGTCAACCCCAGTGTCGGTTGA
- a CDS encoding endonuclease domain-containing protein — MTIVEVTRRAGGIVPTRALRAAGFSDHAIRQALATRQIYRVRKGWVATRDVDPAVIRAVRARGVLTCLSEAIRRGLWAIDDGQIHIAARKHAGGIKSTGCVVHWAEPAIPRHPDVAADSLENCLLLVADCQPHERAVVIWESAMNKALVTAESMGRLPLSRRARAVLATAAPWSDSGLESIAMTRLRFLDVRILQQIVIAGRPVDLLIGDRLVVQIDGGHHVGPQRDKDIAHDALLITMGYVVIRVSYDQVVNHWPEVQHRIMQAVAQGVHLAA; from the coding sequence ATGACCATCGTTGAAGTAACGCGACGCGCCGGCGGCATCGTCCCCACCCGCGCATTACGGGCGGCCGGATTCAGTGATCACGCGATCCGACAGGCCCTCGCGACGCGACAGATCTACCGTGTGCGCAAAGGTTGGGTCGCAACGCGTGACGTCGACCCGGCCGTCATCCGAGCGGTCCGCGCCCGCGGCGTGTTGACCTGCCTGAGCGAGGCGATTCGACGGGGCTTGTGGGCAATCGACGACGGTCAGATTCACATCGCGGCGAGGAAGCACGCCGGTGGCATCAAGTCCACAGGTTGCGTCGTCCACTGGGCCGAGCCAGCAATTCCGCGACATCCCGACGTCGCTGCGGACTCACTGGAAAACTGCCTGCTACTCGTTGCCGACTGCCAACCCCATGAGCGCGCAGTCGTAATCTGGGAGTCGGCGATGAACAAGGCCCTCGTCACCGCTGAGTCGATGGGGCGGCTGCCGTTGAGTCGGCGCGCTCGCGCCGTGCTTGCAACAGCGGCGCCGTGGTCGGACTCCGGCCTGGAGTCGATCGCGATGACCCGGTTGAGATTCCTGGATGTGCGGATCCTGCAGCAGATAGTCATCGCAGGACGTCCGGTGGATCTGCTGATCGGCGACCGCCTCGTCGTCCAGATCGACGGCGGGCATCACGTGGGACCACAGCGCGACAAGGACATTGCGCACGATGCGCTGCTGATCACCATGGGGTACGTCGTGATTCGCGTCAGCTATGACCAGGTCGTCAATCACTGGCCGGAAGTGCAGCACCGCATCATGCAGGCCGTGGCCCAAGGGGTACACCTCGCCGCCTGA
- a CDS encoding ribonucleoside-diphosphate reductase subunit alpha has translation MTLHVTKRDGTREPYDADRINRAIERAAAGLPDAMAKTMQIASELAITLFDGITTQQLDEAAINVAVQNVKDDPDFDVIASRLLLKTIYKKVLGDFETTTELALLHQARFPGYIREGVEDGLFDKRLASTYDLEDLAAALDPQLDEGLRYIGIVTLRNRYMATDARRNPIEVPAYFWMRVAMGLSVGETEPTKAAIGFYRKMASLDYLAAGSTLVNAGTQTPQLSNCFVMQMDDDIEHIATSMRDVMWLTKGTGGIGLSVTKLRSEGSPIRSNNTASTGPIPFMHTIDSILRAVSRGGKKFGALCFYMENWHLDFPQFLDLRQNAGDPYRRTRTANTAVWISDEFMKRVVADDDWYLFDPLETPDLVELVGDDFSRRYAEYVALAERGGLRSYRKVRAREQWKAILVSLQTTSHPWLTWKDTINQRALNDNTGTIHLSNLCTEITLPQDRDNVSVCNLASINLSRHLVDGQWDWDRLAESTRLAVRQLDNLIDITKSSVHQSEHSNSKNRAIGLGLMGFTDVVERLGLSYASPEAADLIDQVTEFISWHAIDTSCDLAAERGAYANFEGSGWSKGLVPYDTLDVLERRRGVEVEVDRTARLDWDALRTKVKGGIRNATLMAIAPTASIGLVAGTTPGLDPQFSQLFSRATSAGKFLEVNRNLVAALQERGLWEQVREELLRAQGDLSAVPGIPEDLLETYQTSFQLPPDAYLVIASRAQKWIDQAISRNIYLESRDVGAMADLYIDAWRKGVKTTYYLHMKPRHTAEQSTVKVNKAQASGRSGGGFGFAKKTAPEKAPVPSPREVTIEEKPAIDVPEIIEGLVCPTDPQELLNCEACQ, from the coding sequence GTGACACTTCACGTGACCAAACGCGACGGCACTCGTGAGCCGTACGACGCCGATCGCATCAACCGGGCCATCGAGCGGGCGGCCGCCGGTCTGCCGGACGCGATGGCCAAGACCATGCAGATCGCCTCGGAGCTGGCGATCACGCTCTTCGACGGGATCACCACCCAACAACTCGACGAGGCCGCGATCAACGTCGCGGTGCAGAACGTCAAGGACGACCCGGACTTCGACGTCATCGCCAGCCGGTTGCTGCTGAAAACCATCTACAAGAAGGTCCTCGGCGACTTCGAGACGACGACCGAGTTGGCGCTGCTGCACCAGGCCCGCTTCCCCGGGTACATCCGCGAAGGCGTCGAGGACGGACTCTTCGACAAGCGCCTTGCGAGCACCTATGACCTCGAAGACCTCGCGGCAGCCCTCGATCCGCAACTCGACGAAGGTCTGCGCTACATCGGCATCGTCACCCTGCGCAATCGCTACATGGCCACCGACGCACGCCGGAACCCGATCGAGGTGCCCGCCTACTTCTGGATGCGGGTCGCGATGGGTCTGTCGGTGGGCGAGACCGAGCCCACCAAAGCCGCGATCGGCTTCTACCGCAAGATGGCCTCGCTGGACTACCTCGCGGCCGGCTCGACGCTGGTCAACGCCGGCACGCAGACCCCGCAGCTGTCCAACTGCTTCGTGATGCAGATGGATGACGACATCGAGCACATCGCCACCTCAATGCGCGACGTCATGTGGTTGACCAAAGGCACTGGTGGCATTGGCCTTTCGGTCACCAAGCTACGCAGCGAGGGCAGCCCGATCCGGTCCAACAACACCGCATCGACCGGGCCGATCCCGTTCATGCACACCATCGACTCGATCCTGCGTGCGGTGTCCCGGGGTGGCAAGAAGTTCGGTGCGCTGTGCTTCTACATGGAGAACTGGCACCTGGACTTCCCGCAGTTCCTCGACCTGCGGCAGAACGCCGGCGACCCGTACCGTCGCACCCGCACGGCCAACACAGCCGTGTGGATCAGCGACGAGTTCATGAAGCGGGTTGTCGCCGATGACGATTGGTACCTCTTCGACCCGCTGGAAACCCCCGACCTGGTCGAGTTGGTCGGCGATGACTTCTCCCGGCGGTACGCCGAGTACGTGGCCCTCGCCGAGCGCGGCGGTCTGCGGTCGTATCGGAAGGTGCGGGCCAGGGAGCAGTGGAAGGCCATCCTGGTTTCCCTGCAGACGACCTCGCACCCGTGGCTGACCTGGAAGGACACCATCAACCAGCGGGCGCTCAACGACAACACCGGCACCATCCACCTGAGCAACCTGTGCACCGAAATCACCTTGCCGCAGGACCGCGACAACGTCTCGGTGTGCAACCTTGCCTCGATCAACCTGTCACGGCACCTGGTTGACGGCCAATGGGATTGGGACCGCCTGGCCGAGTCCACGCGCCTGGCGGTGCGGCAGCTGGACAACCTCATCGACATCACCAAGTCGTCGGTCCACCAGTCCGAGCACTCCAACAGTAAGAACCGCGCGATCGGTCTGGGTCTGATGGGCTTCACCGATGTCGTCGAGCGGCTGGGCCTGTCTTACGCCAGTCCGGAGGCTGCTGACCTCATCGACCAAGTGACCGAGTTCATCTCCTGGCACGCCATCGACACGTCGTGTGATCTGGCTGCCGAGCGGGGTGCCTACGCCAACTTCGAGGGATCCGGCTGGTCCAAGGGGCTGGTCCCGTACGACACCCTCGACGTGCTCGAGCGGCGCCGCGGCGTCGAGGTCGAAGTCGACCGTACGGCGCGCCTGGACTGGGACGCGCTGCGCACCAAAGTGAAGGGTGGCATCCGCAACGCGACCCTGATGGCCATCGCACCCACCGCGTCCATCGGGTTGGTCGCCGGGACCACCCCGGGGCTGGATCCGCAGTTCTCCCAACTGTTTTCGCGCGCGACCTCGGCCGGGAAGTTTCTCGAAGTCAACCGCAACCTCGTGGCTGCCCTGCAGGAGCGCGGACTGTGGGAGCAGGTGCGGGAGGAGTTGCTCCGGGCGCAAGGCGACTTGTCAGCGGTGCCCGGCATCCCCGAGGACCTGCTGGAGACCTACCAGACGTCGTTCCAACTGCCGCCGGACGCCTATCTGGTCATTGCCTCCAGGGCGCAGAAGTGGATCGACCAGGCGATCAGTCGCAACATCTACCTGGAGTCCCGGGACGTGGGTGCGATGGCCGACCTCTACATCGATGCGTGGCGCAAGGGTGTGAAGACGACCTACTACCTGCACATGAAGCCGCGGCACACCGCTGAGCAATCGACCGTGAAGGTCAACAAGGCGCAGGCCAGTGGCCGCAGTGGCGGCGGGTTCGGCTTCGCCAAGAAGACCGCTCCCGAGAAGGCACCCGTCCCGTCACCGCGGGAGGTGACGATCGAGGAGAAGCCAGCGATCGACGTACCGGAAATCATCGAAGGTCTGGTCTGCCCGACCGACCCCCAGGAACTCTTGAACTGTGAGGCATGCCAATGA
- a CDS encoding ribonucleotide-diphosphate reductase subunit beta: MTILGTGIQDGLLLKPIRYQWAYDLYNQAVANTWFPHEVQLGEDLADFERMTAEERHAVTFLMSYFNPNELLVNKALAFGVYPYINAPEGHLYLAKQMWEEANHCMAFEYVLETFPIDRDEAYSAHVDIPSMAAKEAFEVKFIERMASTQLDITTTEGKRDFVRNLVAYNVVLEGIWFYSGFMVALSFRQRNLLRNFGSLIDWIVRDESLHLKFGINLILTVLEENPDLQTQEFADEIRAMILDAVEMESAYNRDLLPRGILGLNADYINTYVQYLADRRLEELGFEPHWGVSNPAKWMATANDTLQLVNFFESINTSYEVDAKAGS; encoded by the coding sequence ATGACGATTCTCGGCACCGGTATCCAGGATGGTCTGCTACTCAAGCCGATTCGCTACCAGTGGGCCTACGACCTCTATAACCAGGCAGTGGCCAACACGTGGTTCCCGCATGAGGTGCAACTGGGGGAGGACCTGGCCGACTTCGAGCGGATGACCGCCGAGGAGCGGCACGCGGTCACCTTCCTGATGAGCTACTTCAATCCCAACGAGTTGCTGGTCAACAAGGCGTTGGCCTTCGGGGTCTACCCCTACATCAACGCGCCGGAGGGGCACCTCTACCTGGCCAAGCAGATGTGGGAGGAGGCCAACCACTGCATGGCGTTCGAGTACGTGCTGGAGACCTTCCCGATCGACCGCGACGAGGCCTACAGCGCGCATGTCGACATCCCTTCGATGGCCGCCAAGGAAGCCTTCGAGGTGAAGTTCATCGAGCGGATGGCGAGCACCCAGCTGGACATCACCACCACCGAGGGCAAGCGGGACTTCGTGCGCAATCTGGTGGCGTACAACGTTGTGCTGGAGGGGATTTGGTTCTACAGCGGCTTCATGGTGGCGCTGAGCTTCCGGCAGCGAAACCTCCTGCGCAACTTCGGCTCCCTCATCGACTGGATCGTGCGGGACGAGTCGTTGCACCTCAAGTTCGGGATCAACCTGATCCTGACGGTGCTGGAGGAGAATCCCGACCTGCAGACGCAGGAGTTCGCCGACGAGATCCGGGCGATGATCCTGGATGCGGTGGAGATGGAGTCGGCCTACAACCGGGATTTGTTGCCGCGCGGCATCCTCGGTCTGAACGCGGACTACATCAACACCTACGTGCAGTACCTGGCGGACCGCCGGTTGGAGGAGTTGGGCTTCGAACCCCATTGGGGCGTCAGCAATCCCGCCAAGTGGATGGCGACCGCGAACGACACCCTGCAGTTGGTCAACTTCTTCGAGTCGATCAACACCAGCTACGAGGTGGACGCTAAGGCCGGCTCATGA
- a CDS encoding Nramp family divalent metal transporter: protein MSVLPLRLVRRGSLTLGPAFVAAIAYVDPGNIAANTSAGARFGYALLWVVVLASAVAAPMQYLSAKLGGATGRSLPELMRERLGARARLAYWAQAEIVAVATDLAEVIGAAVALHLLFGLPMLPAALAAGALGLLILLCRDRLGARALEALAAGSLVLIGAAFLLGTAIAPPAMADAAAGFIPTLGSGQQVMVAAAIVGATIMPHAIYLHSGLSAECPQPTAELKRQVGRAMVLAGTVNVAMLLFGAGALQGQTDDDFAAVAGAITARLGQGATTAFLVALLLSGLTSTAVGTAAGETIMAGLLHRRISPYLRRILTLLPALVLIALHIPPVTGLLASQMVLSLGILAALVPLVRLTCDRQLMGERVNDRVMRVCAWAIVAAIGVLNVALVLVTLTGL from the coding sequence ATGAGTGTGCTGCCCCTGCGCCTCGTGCGCAGGGGCAGCCTCACCCTCGGCCCGGCGTTCGTCGCCGCCATTGCGTACGTCGACCCGGGCAACATCGCGGCCAACACCTCTGCGGGGGCTCGGTTCGGATATGCCCTGCTGTGGGTCGTCGTCCTGGCGAGCGCAGTGGCCGCGCCGATGCAGTACCTGTCGGCGAAGTTGGGTGGCGCGACCGGCCGATCGCTGCCGGAGTTGATGCGCGAACGCCTCGGTGCCAGAGCACGGCTGGCCTACTGGGCTCAAGCCGAAATCGTCGCGGTGGCAACGGATCTGGCGGAGGTCATCGGTGCGGCCGTGGCCTTGCACCTGTTGTTCGGGCTGCCGATGTTGCCGGCGGCGCTGGCGGCCGGCGCGCTAGGACTCCTGATCCTGCTCTGCCGCGACCGGCTCGGGGCACGGGCGCTGGAAGCTCTGGCCGCAGGGTCGTTGGTGCTCATCGGTGCCGCATTCCTGCTCGGCACGGCGATCGCACCGCCGGCGATGGCGGACGCTGCTGCCGGGTTCATCCCCACGCTGGGATCCGGGCAGCAGGTGATGGTTGCCGCGGCCATCGTCGGAGCCACGATCATGCCGCATGCGATCTATCTTCATTCGGGCTTGAGTGCTGAATGCCCCCAGCCGACAGCGGAATTGAAGAGGCAGGTGGGACGGGCGATGGTCCTCGCCGGTACGGTGAATGTCGCAATGCTGCTCTTCGGTGCCGGCGCCTTGCAGGGTCAGACGGACGACGACTTCGCCGCTGTCGCCGGGGCGATCACCGCCCGGTTGGGGCAGGGTGCCACGACCGCGTTCCTCGTCGCACTGCTGCTGTCCGGGCTGACCTCCACCGCCGTGGGCACGGCGGCGGGGGAGACGATCATGGCGGGGTTGCTCCATCGCCGCATCTCGCCGTACCTGCGACGGATCCTGACCCTCCTGCCCGCCCTCGTGCTGATCGCCCTCCACATCCCGCCGGTGACCGGCCTGCTGGCCTCGCAGATGGTCCTGTCACTGGGCATCCTGGCTGCCCTGGTGCCGTTGGTGCGGCTGACCTGCGACCGGCAGCTGATGGGGGAGCGAGTCAACGATCGCGTCATGAGGGTCTGCGCGTGGGCGATCGTGGCGGCCATCGGGGTGCTCAACGTTGCCCTGGTGCTGGTCACCCTGACCGGTCTGTGA
- a CDS encoding acyltransferase, whose amino-acid sequence MSVKDVIKSVRPARLGVEGALFLAGEATGRLPVRSARTAIARHVLGVQIAPDALVYRWREIRNGSGIRVGSGSVIGLWSILDGRQGITIGRTVSVSSDASFWTMQHDYRADDFHAEGAPITVEDFAVIGPSTIILPGVTIGEGAVVAAGAVVSKDVPPWTVVAGIPAKPIRQRPVQRNYSLHNGDAMYFL is encoded by the coding sequence ATGTCGGTCAAGGACGTGATCAAGTCGGTGCGCCCGGCTCGACTCGGTGTCGAGGGTGCACTGTTCCTCGCTGGGGAGGCTACTGGTCGACTACCAGTGCGCAGTGCGCGTACGGCGATCGCCCGGCATGTCCTGGGCGTCCAGATCGCGCCGGACGCCCTGGTCTATCGCTGGCGCGAGATCCGCAACGGATCCGGTATCAGGGTCGGCTCGGGCAGCGTGATCGGGTTGTGGTCCATCCTCGACGGGCGTCAAGGGATCACCATCGGGCGCACCGTCTCGGTGTCGTCGGACGCGTCGTTCTGGACGATGCAACACGACTACCGGGCCGACGATTTCCACGCCGAGGGTGCGCCGATCACCGTCGAGGACTTCGCCGTGATCGGCCCGTCCACCATCATCCTGCCGGGCGTCACCATCGGCGAAGGCGCAGTGGTTGCTGCCGGCGCCGTCGTCAGCAAGGACGTGCCGCCGTGGACGGTCGTTGCGGGAATCCCGGCGAAACCAATCCGGCAGCGACCCGTGCAGCGCAACTACTCGTTGCACAACGGCGACGCCATGTACTTCCTGTGA
- the nagA gene encoding N-acetylglucosamine-6-phosphate deacetylase, producing the protein MIVTAPLVLTPARALAPGWVEVSGDSIARVGAGTPPGPVDVPLTGTLVPGFVDTHVHGGGGASFDAGTAAAAVTVTDAHLAHGTTSMIASLVTMSHEDMDRAVQELASLVADGRLAGIHLEGPWLSPLHRGAHDPTLLENPTPERIAKVLERGDGTIRMVTIAPELPGGFEAVAQLATAGVVAAVGHTDATYEQAARALASGATAGTHLFNAMTPLNHRAPGAVGALLDSDAVVELICDGVHLHPATIRIATDLAQDRFVLVTDAMAAAASADGDYRLGPLDVFVRDGVARLADGTIAGSTLTMARAVQFCVTVVGLPLEVVLPAATSRAAEHLGLARVGSIEPGYFADLVELGDDLGVTRVMRRGAWI; encoded by the coding sequence GTGATCGTCACCGCCCCCCTCGTTCTCACCCCGGCGCGGGCTCTCGCGCCGGGGTGGGTCGAGGTCTCCGGCGACTCGATCGCCCGCGTCGGTGCGGGTACGCCGCCCGGTCCGGTCGACGTACCTCTCACCGGCACCCTCGTCCCCGGCTTCGTGGACACCCACGTACACGGCGGCGGCGGGGCCTCCTTCGACGCAGGGACCGCGGCCGCCGCGGTGACGGTGACCGACGCGCATCTCGCGCACGGCACGACCTCGATGATCGCCTCGTTGGTCACGATGTCCCACGAGGACATGGACCGGGCCGTGCAGGAGCTGGCGTCGCTCGTGGCCGACGGCCGCCTGGCCGGGATCCACCTCGAAGGTCCGTGGCTGTCGCCGCTGCATCGCGGTGCGCACGACCCGACGCTGTTGGAGAACCCCACGCCGGAACGCATTGCGAAGGTGTTGGAACGCGGCGACGGGACGATCCGGATGGTCACGATCGCCCCGGAGCTGCCCGGTGGGTTCGAAGCCGTTGCGCAACTGGCCACCGCGGGAGTTGTCGCTGCCGTCGGACACACCGACGCGACGTACGAGCAAGCCGCCCGGGCCCTCGCCAGTGGGGCGACCGCGGGCACCCACCTCTTCAACGCGATGACTCCGCTGAACCATCGCGCGCCGGGCGCCGTTGGCGCACTGTTGGATTCGGATGCGGTAGTGGAGTTGATCTGCGACGGGGTGCACCTGCACCCGGCCACGATCCGCATCGCCACTGATCTCGCGCAGGACCGGTTCGTGTTGGTGACCGACGCGATGGCCGCGGCCGCGAGCGCCGACGGTGACTACCGGTTGGGGCCACTGGACGTCTTCGTCCGCGATGGGGTCGCTCGGTTGGCGGACGGGACGATCGCTGGCTCGACCCTGACGATGGCTCGGGCGGTGCAGTTCTGCGTGACCGTCGTCGGACTCCCGCTGGAGGTCGTGCTGCCGGCGGCCACCTCGCGCGCTGCCGAGCACCTTGGCCTGGCCCGGGTTGGCTCGATCGAACCGGGCTACTTCGCCGACTTAGTCGAACTAGGCGACGACCTAGGGGTCACGCGCGTCATGCGCCGTGGAGCCTGGATCTGA